In the genome of Streptomyces racemochromogenes, one region contains:
- a CDS encoding carboxymuconolactone decarboxylase family protein — translation MSTQTSTHAHTAELAAEHAPRMQYAKVAPEVYKAVIGLEIAAKKGLDPRLVELVKLRASQINHCAFCLDMHSKDALAAGESVERVMLLAAWEESRHFYTEKELAAIELTEAVTVLTDGFVPDEVYARAAKHFEEAELAQLIAVIATINVWNRIGVTTRMVPGHYTPPAAKKA, via the coding sequence ATGAGCACCCAGACCAGCACCCACGCCCACACCGCCGAGCTCGCCGCCGAACACGCCCCGCGCATGCAGTACGCGAAGGTCGCCCCCGAGGTCTACAAGGCCGTCATCGGCCTGGAGATCGCGGCGAAGAAGGGCCTGGACCCGCGCCTCGTCGAGCTCGTCAAGCTCCGCGCCTCGCAGATCAACCACTGCGCCTTCTGCCTGGACATGCACAGCAAGGACGCGCTCGCCGCCGGCGAGAGCGTCGAGCGCGTCATGCTGCTCGCCGCCTGGGAGGAGTCGCGGCACTTCTACACCGAGAAGGAGCTCGCCGCGATCGAGCTGACCGAGGCCGTCACCGTCCTGACGGACGGCTTCGTGCCGGACGAGGTGTACGCGCGGGCCGCGAAGCACTTCGAGGAGGCCGAGCTGGCCCAGCTGATCGCCGTCATCGCGACGATCAACGTCTGGAACCGGATCGGCGTCACCACCCGCATGGTCCCGGGCCACTACACCCCGCCGGCGGCCAAGAAGGCCTGA
- a CDS encoding malate dehydrogenase translates to MTRTPVNVTVTGAAGQIGYALLFRIASGHLLGADVPVKLRLLEIPQGMKAAQGTAMELDDCAFPLLKGIDIFDDPNQGFDGANVALLVGARPRTAGMERGDLLSANGGIFKPQGAAINAHAADDIKVLVVGNPANTNALIAQAAAPDVPAERFTAMTRLDHNRAITQLAQKTGSDVTDIKRLTIWGNHSATQYPDIFHAEIAGKNAAEVVNDQEWLADTFIPTVAKRGAAIIEARGASSAASAANAAIDHVHTWVNGTAAGDWTSMGIPSDGSYGVPEGIISSFPVTTKDGKYEIVQGLDINEFSRKRIDASVAELVEERDAVRALGLI, encoded by the coding sequence ATGACCCGCACTCCCGTGAATGTCACTGTCACCGGCGCCGCCGGCCAGATCGGCTACGCGCTGCTCTTCCGCATCGCGTCCGGCCACCTGCTCGGCGCGGACGTGCCGGTCAAGCTCCGCCTCCTGGAGATCCCCCAGGGCATGAAGGCCGCCCAGGGCACCGCCATGGAGCTCGACGACTGCGCCTTCCCGCTGCTCAAGGGCATCGACATCTTCGACGACCCGAACCAGGGCTTCGACGGCGCCAACGTCGCGCTGCTCGTGGGCGCCCGCCCCCGCACCGCCGGCATGGAGCGCGGTGACCTGCTCTCCGCCAACGGCGGCATCTTCAAGCCGCAGGGCGCCGCGATCAACGCGCACGCCGCGGACGACATCAAGGTCCTCGTCGTGGGCAACCCGGCCAACACCAACGCGCTCATCGCGCAGGCCGCCGCCCCGGACGTACCGGCCGAGCGCTTCACCGCGATGACCCGCCTGGACCACAACCGCGCGATCACGCAGCTGGCCCAGAAGACCGGCTCGGACGTCACCGACATCAAGCGCCTCACCATCTGGGGCAACCACTCGGCGACCCAGTACCCGGACATCTTCCACGCGGAGATCGCCGGCAAGAACGCCGCCGAGGTCGTGAACGACCAGGAGTGGCTGGCCGACACCTTCATCCCGACCGTCGCCAAGCGCGGCGCCGCGATCATCGAGGCCCGTGGCGCCTCCTCGGCCGCCTCGGCCGCCAACGCCGCCATCGACCACGTGCACACCTGGGTCAACGGCACCGCCGCGGGCGACTGGACCTCGATGGGCATCCCGTCGGACGGCTCCTACGGCGTCCCGGAGGGCATCATCTCCTCCTTCCCCGTCACCACCAAGGACGGCAAGTACGAGATCGTCCAGGGCCTGGACATCAACGAGTTCTCCCGCAAGCGCATCGACGCGTCCGTGGCGGAGCTCGTCGAGGAGCGCGACGCGGTCCGCGCCCTCGGTCTGATCTGA
- a CDS encoding short chain dehydrogenase: MNAPLKVLLVGANGTLGSAVRTALRERGHDVVTASRKDADVYVDITDPESVRAMYDAVGPVDAVASAAGSVPWRPLSELSTADVREGLEGKAVSQVELVRQGAPRLPAHASFTLVTGILAREPLLTGSVASLVNGAVEAFVRAAAIELPGRQRINAVSPTVFTESLDAYGDAFAGFDPVPVARAANAYVKSVEGHRTGEVFRVE; encoded by the coding sequence ATGAACGCTCCCCTCAAGGTGCTCCTGGTCGGAGCCAACGGAACCCTCGGCAGCGCGGTCCGCACGGCCCTGCGCGAGCGCGGCCACGACGTGGTCACCGCCTCCCGCAAGGACGCCGACGTGTACGTCGACATCACCGACCCCGAGTCCGTCCGGGCGATGTACGACGCGGTCGGCCCCGTCGACGCGGTGGCGAGCGCCGCCGGCAGCGTCCCGTGGCGCCCCCTGTCCGAGCTGAGCACCGCCGACGTCCGCGAGGGCCTGGAGGGCAAGGCCGTCAGCCAGGTCGAGCTGGTCCGCCAGGGCGCACCCCGGCTCCCCGCGCACGCCTCCTTCACCCTGGTCACCGGGATCCTCGCGCGCGAACCGCTGCTCACCGGCTCGGTCGCCTCCCTCGTCAACGGCGCCGTCGAGGCCTTCGTACGGGCCGCCGCCATCGAACTCCCGGGCCGCCAGCGGATCAACGCCGTCAGCCCGACCGTCTTCACCGAGTCCCTCGACGCGTACGGGGACGCCTTCGCCGGCTTCGACCCGGTACCGGTCGCCCGTGCCGCGAACGCCTACGTCAAGTCCGTCGAAGGACACCGGACCGGCGAGGTCTTCCGCGTGGAGTGA
- a CDS encoding LysR family transcriptional regulator — MLDVKRMVILRDLAEHGKVTVVAELHRVTPSAVSQQLRALEAEAGAVLVEREGRGLRLTPAGAALAAACAPVLAALERAEGAVRALDAGPAGELYVGCAPSALATVAAPLVALLARRHPGLRPRVVQADPEEAVPRLRGRRLDLAVTYAYPLLGAAPASGTTAVPLFDDPLCLALPEALLPAYEREGPAALRDADWVSAPAPSSCREMLVHTCRNAGFTPRIAHECSDLRAGLWLVAAGRAASVLPKLLCDAPPPGTAVVELPGRGRTLQALVRAGTESRPAVAAALGALREVVSGR; from the coding sequence ATGCTTGACGTGAAGCGGATGGTCATCCTGCGGGACCTCGCCGAGCACGGGAAGGTCACCGTGGTCGCCGAGCTGCACCGGGTGACCCCCTCCGCGGTCTCCCAGCAACTGCGCGCCCTGGAAGCCGAGGCCGGGGCCGTCCTCGTCGAACGGGAGGGGCGCGGCCTGCGGCTCACCCCGGCCGGCGCGGCCCTGGCGGCCGCCTGCGCACCGGTGCTGGCCGCGCTGGAACGGGCCGAGGGGGCGGTTCGGGCCCTGGACGCCGGCCCGGCCGGCGAGCTGTACGTGGGCTGCGCCCCGAGCGCCCTGGCGACGGTGGCCGCGCCGCTCGTCGCCCTGCTGGCCCGGCGCCATCCCGGGCTGCGGCCGCGCGTGGTCCAGGCCGACCCCGAGGAGGCCGTGCCGCGGCTGCGCGGGCGCCGCCTGGACCTGGCGGTGACGTACGCGTACCCGCTGCTCGGCGCCGCGCCCGCGAGCGGGACCACCGCCGTCCCGCTGTTCGACGACCCGCTGTGCCTGGCGCTGCCCGAGGCGCTGCTGCCGGCCTACGAACGGGAGGGGCCGGCGGCGCTGCGCGACGCCGACTGGGTCTCGGCGCCCGCCCCGAGCAGCTGCCGGGAGATGCTCGTGCACACCTGCCGCAACGCCGGGTTCACCCCGCGCATCGCGCACGAGTGCTCCGACCTGCGGGCCGGGCTGTGGCTGGTCGCCGCCGGGCGGGCCGCGTCGGTGCTGCCGAAGCTGCTGTGCGACGCGCCGCCGCCCGGCACGGCGGTGGTGGAGCTGCCGGGCCGGGGGCGGACCCTCCAGGCGCTGGTCCGGGCCGGCACGGAGAGCCGCCCGGCGGTGGCCGCGGCCCTGGGCGCCCTGAGGGAGGTCGTCAGCGGACGGTGA
- a CDS encoding DUF3017 domain-containing protein yields MRAEHDASGTGGVPGGAPRPENGTRAAADPGPGKAPGPGKAPGPGEASGPGQPAARSRRFPTVTQDTARPEGGGRAIPGAVSTPARQWPMLSVLAATAVGLLTTAVGQARVGCLVIGVALIAAAVMRRVLPSVGMLAVRSRFTDMITYGVLGVAITLLALVMEPGPWLHLPFLESAVRFTVR; encoded by the coding sequence GTGCGGGCTGAGCACGACGCGAGCGGTACGGGCGGGGTGCCCGGCGGGGCGCCCCGCCCGGAGAACGGGACGCGGGCGGCCGCAGACCCGGGTCCCGGCAAGGCGCCGGGTCCCGGCAAGGCGCCCGGTCCCGGCGAGGCGTCCGGTCCCGGGCAGCCGGCCGCGCGGTCGCGGCGGTTCCCCACCGTCACCCAGGACACGGCCCGCCCCGAGGGCGGCGGCCGCGCGATCCCGGGAGCGGTGTCCACGCCGGCCCGTCAGTGGCCGATGCTCAGCGTCCTCGCCGCCACCGCGGTGGGGCTGCTGACCACGGCGGTGGGACAGGCACGGGTCGGCTGCCTGGTGATCGGCGTCGCGCTGATCGCGGCGGCGGTGATGCGGCGCGTCCTGCCCTCGGTGGGCATGCTCGCGGTGCGTTCCCGCTTCACGGACATGATCACGTACGGGGTCCTCGGCGTGGCCATCACGCTGCTCGCGCTGGTCATGGAACCCGGGCCGTGGCTGCACCTCCCCTTCCTGGAGAGCGCGGTCCGCTTCACCGTCCGCTGA
- a CDS encoding bifunctional methylenetetrahydrofolate dehydrogenase/methenyltetrahydrofolate cyclohydrolase produces the protein MTAQILDGKATAAAIKSELKARVAQLKARGVTPGLGTLLVGDDPGSRWYVNGKHKDCAEVGIASIQRELPATASQEDIEAVVRELNDDPACTGYIVQLPLPKGIDTNRVLELMDPAKDADGLHPMSLGRLVLNERGPLPCTPYGIVELLRHHGVEINGAHVVVLGRGITVGRSIGLLLTRKSENATVTLCHTGTRDLAGLLRQADIVVAAAGVPHLVKPEDVKPGAAVLDVGVSRDENGKIVGDVHPGVAEVAGWLSPNPGGVGPMTRAQLLVNVVEAAERTTSAG, from the coding sequence ATGACCGCCCAGATTCTCGATGGCAAGGCCACCGCGGCCGCGATCAAATCCGAACTGAAGGCCCGTGTGGCGCAGCTGAAGGCACGGGGCGTCACCCCCGGCCTCGGCACCCTCCTGGTCGGTGACGACCCGGGCAGCCGCTGGTACGTCAACGGCAAGCACAAGGACTGCGCCGAGGTCGGCATCGCCTCCATCCAGCGCGAACTGCCCGCGACGGCCTCCCAGGAGGACATCGAGGCGGTCGTGCGCGAGCTGAACGACGATCCGGCCTGCACGGGCTACATCGTCCAACTCCCGCTCCCGAAGGGGATCGACACCAACCGCGTGCTGGAGCTGATGGATCCGGCCAAGGACGCCGACGGGCTGCACCCGATGTCGCTGGGCCGGCTGGTCCTGAACGAGCGGGGCCCGCTGCCCTGTACCCCGTACGGGATCGTCGAGCTGCTGCGCCACCACGGGGTCGAGATCAACGGCGCGCACGTCGTGGTACTCGGACGGGGCATCACCGTCGGCCGCTCCATCGGGCTGCTGCTGACCCGCAAGTCCGAGAACGCCACCGTGACGCTGTGCCACACCGGTACGCGCGACCTGGCGGGGCTGCTGCGCCAGGCGGACATCGTCGTCGCGGCGGCGGGCGTTCCGCACCTGGTGAAGCCGGAGGACGTGAAGCCGGGCGCGGCGGTGCTCGACGTCGGCGTCAGCCGCGACGAGAACGGCAAGATCGTCGGGGACGTCCACCCGGGCGTCGCCGAGGTGGCGGGCTGGCTCTCCCCGAACCCGGGCGGTGTCGGCCCGATGACGCGGGCGCAGCTGCTGGTGAACGTCGTCGAGGCGGCGGAGCGGACCACCAGTGCGGGCTGA
- a CDS encoding RDD family protein, with translation MSFGDPNNPYGQQPQQPPQGQPGYGYPQQAPQGVPPQGQPGYGYPQQGQQPYGVPPQAPGTLQANNGYINVAGLGTVQVATMGRRFGARLIDGLIIGVLYFILSSVVFAGAFGAASDIKDCSGIDPLSPEYSTCLNEASAQAGEAAGGIFAAFFGGLLILGLATLLYEWLMIAFVGATVGKMALGLKVVKENTGQVPGIGGGFIRWIIPMVGSVLCGIGQVLVYLSPFFDNSGKLQGWHDRAAGTIVVKK, from the coding sequence ATGAGCTTCGGCGACCCGAACAACCCCTACGGGCAGCAGCCTCAGCAGCCGCCGCAGGGCCAGCCCGGCTACGGCTACCCGCAGCAGGCCCCCCAGGGCGTCCCGCCGCAGGGCCAGCCCGGCTACGGCTACCCGCAGCAGGGCCAGCAGCCCTACGGTGTCCCGCCCCAGGCGCCGGGTACCCTCCAGGCCAACAACGGCTACATCAACGTCGCGGGCCTCGGCACCGTCCAGGTCGCCACGATGGGCCGCCGCTTCGGCGCCCGCCTGATCGACGGCCTGATCATCGGTGTCCTGTACTTCATCCTGAGCTCCGTCGTGTTCGCCGGCGCCTTCGGTGCGGCCAGCGACATCAAGGACTGCTCGGGCATCGACCCGCTGTCCCCCGAGTACAGCACCTGCCTCAACGAGGCGTCGGCGCAGGCCGGCGAGGCCGCGGGCGGCATCTTCGCCGCCTTCTTCGGCGGTCTGCTGATCCTCGGTCTCGCCACCCTGCTCTACGAATGGCTGATGATCGCCTTCGTCGGCGCCACCGTCGGCAAGATGGCCCTCGGCCTGAAGGTCGTCAAGGAGAACACGGGCCAGGTCCCCGGCATCGGCGGCGGCTTCATCCGCTGGATCATCCCGATGGTCGGCTCGGTCCTCTGCGGCATCGGCCAGGTCCTGGTCTACCTCTCCCCCTTCTTCGACAACTCGGGCAAGCTCCAGGGCTGGCACGACCGTGCCGCCGGCACGATCGTCGTCAAGAAGTAA
- the purH gene encoding bifunctional phosphoribosylaminoimidazolecarboxamide formyltransferase/IMP cyclohydrolase: MTANETTTATTQRPIRRALVSVYDKTGLEELARGLHEAGVALVSTGSTASKIAAAGVPVTKVEELTGFPECLDGRVKTLHPRVHAGILADLRLEDHRNQLAELGVEPFDLVIVNLYPFRETVASGATPDECVEQIDIGGPSMVRAAAKNHPSVAVVTSPARYADVLAAAQGGGFDLAARKRLAAEAFQHTAAYDVAVASWFADDYAAADDSGFPDFLGATYARGNVLRYGENPHQGAALYVDGTGGLAEAEQLHGKEMSYNNYTDTDAARRAAYDHADPCVAIIKHANPCGIATGADVAEAHRKAHACDPLSAFGGVIAVNRPVTVELAEQVAEIFTEVIVAPAYEDGAVEVLARKKNIRVLRAEGAPANPVEVKPIDGGALLQVTDRLQAEGDDPANWTLATGEALSAGELAELAFAWKACRAVKSNAILLAKDGASVGVGMGQVNRVDSAKLAVERAGAERAQGSYAASDAFFPFPDGLEILTAAGVKAVVQPGGSVRDEQVVEAAKKAGVTMYFTGTRHFFH, encoded by the coding sequence GTGACCGCCAACGAAACGACGACGGCTACGACCCAGCGGCCGATCCGCCGCGCGCTCGTGAGTGTCTACGACAAGACGGGACTGGAAGAGCTGGCCCGCGGCCTGCACGAGGCGGGCGTCGCGCTCGTCTCCACGGGCTCCACCGCGTCGAAGATCGCCGCCGCCGGGGTCCCCGTCACCAAGGTCGAGGAGCTCACCGGCTTCCCCGAGTGCCTCGACGGCCGCGTCAAGACCCTCCACCCCCGCGTGCACGCCGGCATCCTCGCCGACCTGCGCCTGGAGGACCACCGCAACCAGCTCGCCGAGCTGGGCGTGGAGCCCTTCGACCTGGTGATCGTGAACCTGTACCCCTTCCGGGAGACCGTCGCCTCGGGCGCCACCCCGGACGAGTGCGTCGAGCAGATCGACATCGGCGGCCCTTCGATGGTCCGCGCCGCCGCCAAGAACCACCCCTCGGTCGCGGTCGTCACCAGCCCCGCCCGCTACGCCGACGTCCTCGCGGCCGCCCAGGGCGGCGGCTTCGACCTGGCCGCCCGCAAGCGGCTCGCGGCCGAGGCCTTCCAGCACACCGCCGCCTACGACGTGGCCGTGGCCTCCTGGTTCGCCGACGACTACGCCGCCGCTGACGACTCCGGCTTCCCCGACTTCCTCGGCGCGACGTACGCGCGGGGCAACGTGCTGCGCTACGGCGAGAACCCGCACCAGGGCGCCGCGCTCTACGTCGACGGCACCGGCGGCCTGGCCGAGGCGGAGCAGCTGCACGGCAAGGAGATGTCGTACAACAACTACACGGACACCGACGCCGCGCGCCGGGCCGCGTACGACCACGCCGACCCCTGCGTCGCGATCATCAAGCACGCCAACCCGTGCGGCATCGCGACCGGTGCGGACGTCGCCGAGGCGCACCGCAAGGCGCACGCCTGCGACCCGCTCTCCGCGTTCGGCGGCGTCATCGCCGTCAACCGCCCGGTGACGGTGGAGCTGGCCGAGCAGGTCGCGGAGATCTTCACCGAGGTCATCGTGGCCCCGGCGTACGAGGACGGCGCCGTCGAGGTGCTGGCCCGCAAGAAGAACATCCGCGTGCTGCGCGCCGAGGGCGCCCCGGCCAACCCGGTCGAGGTCAAGCCGATCGACGGCGGTGCGCTGCTCCAGGTCACCGACCGCCTCCAGGCCGAGGGCGACGACCCGGCGAACTGGACGCTGGCCACCGGCGAGGCGCTGTCCGCCGGGGAGCTGGCCGAGCTCGCCTTCGCGTGGAAGGCCTGCCGGGCCGTCAAGTCCAACGCGATCCTGCTCGCGAAGGACGGCGCCTCGGTCGGCGTCGGCATGGGCCAGGTCAACCGCGTCGACTCGGCGAAGCTCGCCGTGGAGCGGGCGGGCGCCGAGCGCGCGCAGGGCTCGTACGCGGCCTCCGACGCCTTCTTCCCCTTCCCCGACGGTCTGGAGATCCTGACCGCCGCCGGTGTCAAGGCCGTCGTCCAGCCGGGTGGTTCGGTCCGCGACGAGCAGGTCGTCGAGGCCGCGAAGAAGGCCGGCGTGACGATGTACTTCACCGGTACCCGCCACTTCTTCCACTGA
- the purN gene encoding phosphoribosylglycinamide formyltransferase, with product MAASRLVVLVSGSGTNLQALLDAIEAHPGGAEGFGAEVVAVGADRDGIAGLERAEKAGIPTFVCPVKAYASREEWDAALTEATDAHAPDLVVSAGFMKIVGKSFIDRFGGRFVNTHPALLPAFPGAHGVRDALAYGAKVTGCTVHFVDSGVDTGPIIAQGVVEIRDGEDEAALHERIKEVERQLLVDVVGRLARHGYRIEGRKVTIQ from the coding sequence ATGGCCGCCTCCCGCCTGGTCGTGCTGGTTTCCGGCTCCGGCACCAACCTCCAGGCCCTGCTCGACGCCATCGAGGCCCACCCCGGCGGAGCCGAGGGTTTCGGGGCCGAAGTCGTCGCCGTCGGCGCCGACCGCGACGGCATCGCCGGTCTGGAGCGGGCCGAGAAGGCGGGGATCCCCACCTTCGTGTGTCCGGTGAAGGCCTACGCCAGCCGCGAGGAGTGGGACGCGGCGCTCACCGAGGCGACCGACGCCCACGCGCCGGACCTGGTCGTCTCCGCCGGCTTCATGAAGATCGTCGGGAAGAGCTTCATCGACCGCTTCGGCGGCCGGTTCGTCAACACCCACCCCGCCCTCCTCCCGGCCTTCCCCGGAGCGCACGGGGTGCGCGACGCCCTCGCGTACGGGGCGAAGGTCACCGGCTGCACGGTCCACTTCGTGGACAGCGGCGTGGACACCGGTCCGATCATCGCCCAGGGTGTCGTGGAGATCCGGGACGGGGAGGACGAAGCCGCGCTCCATGAGCGCATCAAGGAAGTCGAGCGCCAGCTGCTCGTCGACGTCGTGGGGCGCCTGGCCCGGCACGGCTACCGCATTGAGGGACGAAAGGTAACAATCCAGTGA